In the Longimicrobiales bacterium genome, CGTTCAGGTCGCCCTCGACCGCGATGTCCCTGCGCAGCCGCTCGACCACCTTGCGCAGCCGCTTCGCCTCACTGTCGCTTTCCACCTCGTAGAGCGCGATCAGGTTGCCGCGCGCGCTGTCGGTGCCCTCGGGGCGCAGCGGAAAGGCGTACTCCTGCAGCGCGAGCTGCTCGAGCAGCACGCGCGAGCGCGCGAGGCGCAGGTAGAAGTCGATCGACGCGTCCTCGGATTCCAGGCCGGGGATCGCGACACCGAACTGCGATGCAAGTGCGGCGAGGCGGCCGCTCGAGCGGTTGGACGACTGCGGCGCGAACGACGACTCCGCGACCCAGCTCCGCCCGAGCACGATCGTCAGCACGCCCGCGAGCGCACCGGTCAGCAGCGGCACGACCACGAACCAGCGCGCGTGCGCGAGCAGCACGTTGAGCACGCCGTAGGCGGAGTAGCTGCGCTCCTCGCCCTTCATGCGGCCGCCTTCCAGTCGTTGGTTACCTGTCCGTAGAACGCGTCCAGCGTGCCGGCGACGCTGCACCACGAGAGTGCGCCGTGCGCCAGCGTACGGCCGGCGGCGCCGCGCTCGTGCCGGTCCAGTGCCCGGACCGCCTCGACGAACGCATTCGCGAGCGACGTCGCATCCGGCCGCACGACCCAGCCGGCGCCATGCTGCTCGACCAGGCCGGCGACGTCGCCCACGCGCGTCACGATCGCCGGCACGCCAGCGCTCATGTAGTCGCTCAGCTTGCCCGGCCAGCGGCCGCGATGACCGATCGTGTCCAGCATGGGCAGGATGCCGGCATCCGCCGCGAACAGCCACTGCTGCAATTCGCGCTCGCTCACGAATCCGGTCGTGCTCAGGCCCGGCCCGCTGGTCTCCCCTGCCGGCAGCCCGGTCGCCCCGACGAACACGAGGCGCAGCGCCGGGACCTGCTGCAGCGCCTGCGCGAGCGCGTCCTTCACGAGTGCCAGGTCGGGTCGCATGATGCGGCCGACGTGCACCAGCAGCGGGGTGCTGGCGGCGAGCCCGAGCGACGCACGGGCCGCCGAGCGCGAGGGCATGTCGTCGAAGCGGACGCACCCGTTCGGCAGCCGCAGGATCCGCTCGTCCGGGTAGCCCATCCCCTGCAGCCGCTCACCCAGCGCGCTGCAGATCACGGTGGCACCGGCAGCCCTGCTGCGGAACGATTCCTCGAACCAGGTCTCGACCGGCCCGAACAAGGTACGCACCAGCCAGCCGGAGCGCTCGTGGATGCGGCCGCCGCGACCCCACCAGTCCGCCCAGTCCATGACCAGCGGCGCGCCGCATTCGGCGGCAACGCGCAGCGCAGGCAGGACGACGGCCGGCCTGGAATCGAAGGCGTGGACGACGTCGAAGCTGGATGCCCGCAGCCGCCTGATACGGCGGATCGTGTTGTATGGGTCCCATCCAGTGCGGGCCGGGCCCCACCAGAGGTCGGGCATCTCGACCACGCGCACGCCGTTCACTTCCTCTTCCCGCACCGTCCAGCGCGCGCGCTCACTGGTCGTGACCAGCACCACCTCGTGCCCGCGGCGGACCAGCTCGCGGCCGAGATGGAAGGCGCGCACGTACGTGCCGCGCCCCCGAACGTTGTGGTTCAGAAAGAGAAGCTTCATTCCCGTCAGCTTCGGATCCGCTGCGGCATTCCGGACATCGTGCTGCTGCGTGCGCCGAGCTCACCGCGCCGGCCCGTACCCCAGCAGAACACGTTGTTGTCCACCAGTCCGCACGTGAAGGTGCCCATGGACGGCCGGATGTCGACGAAGCGGAAGCGGTCGCTCGTGAAATGCCGCCCCGGCTGAAGGTAGATCGGCTGCGGCCAGCCGTGTGGCCGCGGATCCGCGTTGCCCAGCTGCAGCTCGGCGCCGCGACCCCAGCAGTATCCGATGTTGTCCGTGGCGCGCGCGCAGGTGACGTTCAGC is a window encoding:
- a CDS encoding glycosyltransferase, whose product is MKLLFLNHNVRGRGTYVRAFHLGRELVRRGHEVVLVTTSERARWTVREEEVNGVRVVEMPDLWWGPARTGWDPYNTIRRIRRLRASSFDVVHAFDSRPAVVLPALRVAAECGAPLVMDWADWWGRGGRIHERSGWLVRTLFGPVETWFEESFRSRAAGATVICSALGERLQGMGYPDERILRLPNGCVRFDDMPSRSAARASLGLAASTPLLVHVGRIMRPDLALVKDALAQALQQVPALRLVFVGATGLPAGETSGPGLSTTGFVSERELQQWLFAADAGILPMLDTIGHRGRWPGKLSDYMSAGVPAIVTRVGDVAGLVEQHGAGWVVRPDATSLANAFVEAVRALDRHERGAAGRTLAHGALSWCSVAGTLDAFYGQVTNDWKAAA